From one Microbulbifer sp. A4B17 genomic stretch:
- a CDS encoding PhnD/SsuA/transferrin family substrate-binding protein, producing the protein MKFTFGSKDSTSGRLMPEYFIREAFDKPSSDIFQGVGYCGDHSNTLDLVQSGKYQVGVLNYKVWEDEKKAGKVDENKVQVIWKAPGYPNYNWTIRGDVGETWGQGFSDKLQQAILDMRASKLLAAFSRKGFIKADNSMCQPIVETAYELGILQQ; encoded by the coding sequence ATGAAGTTTACTTTTGGCTCAAAAGACTCAACTTCTGGGCGCCTAATGCCAGAATATTTTATACGTGAAGCTTTTGACAAACCCTCTAGTGATATATTTCAGGGCGTGGGTTACTGTGGTGACCACTCCAATACCCTGGATCTAGTTCAGTCCGGTAAATATCAGGTGGGCGTTCTGAATTACAAAGTATGGGAGGATGAAAAGAAAGCCGGCAAAGTGGATGAGAACAAAGTTCAGGTAATTTGGAAAGCCCCTGGCTACCCGAATTACAATTGGACAATTCGTGGAGATGTCGGTGAGACCTGGGGCCAAGGATTCTCAGATAAGTTGCAGCAGGCGATTCTGGATATGCGAGCCTCCAAACTGCTGGCCGCATTCTCTCGCAAAGGTTTTATTAAAGCTGATAATTCTATGTGCCAGCCAATTGTAGAGACCGCTTACGAGCTTGGTATCTTGCAACAGTGA
- a CDS encoding LysR family transcriptional regulator: MNQQLSQLSNPKITLEQWRCLIAVVEGGGYAHAAELLDKSQSSVSYSVQKLESLLAVAVFTISGRKAVLTAAGEMLYRHAKQLLEDASALEQAANRASAGWEAQIAISVEVLFPIWLLLDCLALFGEESPQTRVEVHEMVISGTSEALNEGRVDFAISPRIPVGYNGELLPAPARLIPVANPNHPLHGLDRPLTMNDLRKYRHLVVRDTNPQSDSKTLTVEVAKRWTLSSMSSLIRAACKGYGFSWLPEDKILQELSEGSLKPLPLQGGSSREVPMYLIFPNRDDIGPGARRLADIIRGRLQDLVSQ, translated from the coding sequence ATGAATCAACAGTTGTCGCAACTATCCAACCCAAAGATCACCCTAGAGCAGTGGCGCTGCTTGATAGCGGTGGTTGAAGGAGGAGGTTATGCCCATGCAGCTGAGCTTCTGGACAAGAGCCAGTCATCTGTCAGCTATTCGGTGCAGAAGTTAGAGTCACTATTGGCTGTAGCCGTCTTCACTATTAGTGGGCGGAAGGCGGTGCTGACGGCAGCTGGTGAGATGCTCTACCGTCATGCAAAGCAGTTGCTGGAGGATGCGTCTGCTCTGGAGCAGGCCGCCAATAGGGCTTCTGCCGGATGGGAAGCCCAGATTGCGATTTCTGTGGAAGTACTGTTTCCAATTTGGTTGTTGCTGGATTGCCTTGCACTGTTTGGCGAAGAAAGCCCTCAGACCCGTGTTGAAGTTCATGAAATGGTGATTAGCGGAACTTCAGAGGCTTTAAACGAGGGACGGGTAGATTTCGCGATCAGCCCCAGGATTCCTGTGGGCTATAACGGTGAGCTACTGCCGGCCCCTGCGCGTTTAATCCCGGTAGCTAACCCCAATCATCCCCTACATGGACTGGACCGCCCTCTGACAATGAATGATCTTCGCAAGTACCGTCACTTGGTGGTTCGGGATACTAACCCTCAGAGTGACAGTAAAACTCTCACTGTTGAAGTTGCCAAGCGGTGGACGTTGAGCAGCATGTCCTCTTTAATCAGAGCTGCTTGCAAAGGCTATGGTTTTTCATGGTTGCCAGAAGACAAAATTCTCCAAGAGCTGTCTGAGGGGAGTTTAAAACCTCTGCCACTGCAAGGAGGAAGTAGCAGGGAGGTCCCTATGTACCTGATTTTTCCTAACAGGGATGATATTGGCCCCGGTGCTCGGAGATTGGCGGATATAATTCGGGGGCGTTTGCAGGACCTTGTTTCGCAATAG
- a CDS encoding FMN-dependent NADH-azoreductase, translating into MAKVLHITSSLFQENGQSSQLADSFVASWKDKNPNDEIIHRDLVSEPVPHLSLEHFQAHNTPIENRSEKQREIAELSDLLIEEISSADLLVLGIPMYNFNIPSNLHTYFDFIARAGVTFRYTENGPEGLLRNKKAVAFISRGGVYGDDNPQSNYL; encoded by the coding sequence ATGGCAAAGGTACTCCATATCACGTCCAGCCTCTTTCAAGAGAACGGCCAGTCATCCCAACTTGCAGACAGTTTTGTAGCAAGCTGGAAAGACAAGAACCCAAATGATGAAATCATCCATCGTGACTTGGTGAGTGAACCAGTGCCACACCTCAGCCTGGAACACTTTCAAGCTCACAACACGCCGATCGAAAACCGCTCGGAAAAGCAGCGAGAGATTGCGGAACTTTCAGACCTATTGATCGAGGAGATTTCATCGGCAGACCTGCTTGTATTAGGTATTCCGATGTATAACTTCAATATCCCCTCAAACTTACACACCTACTTTGACTTTATTGCTCGTGCCGGGGTGACATTCCGATATACCGAAAATGGCCCTGAAGGCTTATTAAGGAACAAGAAGGCCGTGGCCTTTATTTCACGGGGTGGTGTTTATGGTGATGATAATCCCCAGAGTAATTATCTGTAA
- a CDS encoding helix-turn-helix domain-containing protein, with amino-acid sequence MEFVKRLATLRKERGLTQQALANAIDLHVNQIKRYEAGTAQPTLETLARLAKELHTTLLRRGSP; translated from the coding sequence ATGGAATTTGTCAAACGCTTGGCTACCCTACGCAAAGAGCGCGGCCTGACCCAGCAAGCCCTGGCTAACGCCATCGACTTACACGTCAACCAGATTAAACGGTACGAGGCAGGGACAGCACAGCCTACCCTGGAGACCCTGGCCAGGCTCGCCAAGGAGTTGCACACCACGCTTCTTCGGCGAGGATCACCGTAG
- a CDS encoding urea transporter, whose product MTGACFLLGIFISNKLHALWGIISGLFATLLAELLSLSTTFILAGTFSYNASLCAIALTSRSKQWLAPLVGVALTVPIAMAFINTGIIVLTAPFVLSSWAILLLKKRFSLTY is encoded by the coding sequence ATTACAGGGGCTTGTTTTTTGCTTGGGATTTTCATTTCCAATAAGTTACATGCCCTTTGGGGCATCATTAGTGGGCTATTTGCTACATTATTGGCTGAGCTCCTATCTTTATCGACAACATTCATTCTTGCCGGAACCTTTAGCTACAATGCATCACTTTGTGCTATTGCCTTAACAAGTAGAAGTAAGCAATGGCTTGCTCCACTTGTGGGGGTTGCATTAACCGTGCCCATCGCAATGGCTTTTATCAATACTGGCATCATTGTATTAACAGCACCATTTGTACTTTCCAGTTGGGCGATATTATTGCTTAAGAAAAGGTTTTCATTAACTTACTAA
- a CDS encoding IS3 family transposase (programmed frameshift), with product MTTKGTRRHFKPEFMKDAVALVSEQGYSIPKAAEAVGTTANNLRRWIKELKQEEDGVRLDVGERAELERLRRENKQLRMEKEIPKKGQRLLCERNEIKYSFIEKQQGSFPVRVLCRVMQVSKTSYYDWCCRGNSSIDAQTWQLCHRLKTLFAESRQSLGSRRLMKLLRKEGFEVGRYRVRKLMKKLGLAVKRKKRFTLTTDSKHHLPVAENLLNREFSSSAKNQVWTTDITYIWTSQGWLYLAVVIDLYSRRIVGWHLDRKMETALVTRALMMAVNLRTPPKGLLHHSDRGSQYASHTYQTLLSQQGMVCSMSRKGNCWDNAPTERFFSSLKREWLTGNLYPTREDAVADVRAYIAYYNSRRIHTTLGDLTPIEFEKCA from the exons ATGACAACAAAAGGTACACGTCGGCATTTCAAGCCGGAATTTATGAAAGACGCCGTAGCGCTAGTCTCTGAGCAAGGGTATTCAATTCCTAAAGCAGCAGAGGCTGTAGGAACAACAGCCAATAACCTGCGACGCTGGATAAAGGAACTGAAGCAGGAAGAAGACGGTGTGAGGTTGGATGTAGGCGAGCGCGCAGAATTAGAGCGATTACGACGTGAAAATAAGCAGTTGCGGATGGAGAAAGAAATCC CTAAAAAAGGCCAGCGCCTTCTTTGCGAAAGAAATGAAATAAAGTACAGCTTTATTGAAAAACAGCAAGGCAGCTTTCCTGTTAGGGTGCTCTGCCGGGTAATGCAGGTAAGTAAGACTAGTTATTACGACTGGTGTTGCCGTGGCAATAGCTCAATAGATGCTCAAACATGGCAATTATGCCATCGTTTGAAGACCCTATTTGCAGAATCTAGACAGAGTCTCGGAAGTCGTCGGCTAATGAAGCTGTTACGTAAAGAAGGCTTTGAAGTCGGGCGCTATCGAGTCCGCAAGCTCATGAAAAAGCTAGGCTTGGCAGTAAAGCGCAAGAAGCGATTTACACTGACGACAGACAGTAAACATCACCTGCCGGTCGCAGAGAACCTTCTTAATAGGGAGTTCTCATCGAGTGCTAAAAACCAAGTCTGGACGACTGATATTACATATATTTGGACTTCGCAGGGCTGGTTGTACTTGGCGGTAGTGATTGATCTCTATTCTCGCAGGATTGTTGGTTGGCATCTAGATCGAAAGATGGAAACGGCCCTGGTAACTCGTGCGTTGATGATGGCTGTCAATTTGCGTACGCCCCCAAAAGGTCTCCTGCATCACTCTGATCGTGGCAGTCAGTATGCCAGCCATACCTACCAAACGTTATTGAGTCAGCAGGGGATGGTGTGTTCAATGAGCCGTAAGGGAAATTGTTGGGACAACGCACCGACTGAACGTTTCTTCAGTAGCTTGAAGCGGGAGTGGTTAACGGGAAACCTCTATCCGACAAGGGAGGATGCGGTAGCAGATGTAAGGGCCTATATTGCTTATTACAACTCACGCAGAATACATACAACACTGGGAGACCTAACCCCAATCGAATTTGAGAAATGTGCTTAA
- a CDS encoding class I SAM-dependent methyltransferase, with translation MFVTNSDREWEKFGKNDAYYGVLTEEKFRKSNITDDVKEYFFETGRNHIQSTLAQVRQHVDEDFIVKRALDFGCGVGRIAIPLAGIAESVTGVDISDSMLDEARSNSHTRALENIEFIKADETLSIVQGKYNFIHSFIVFQHIPVQRGEKVFSLLLDKLESGGVCVAHFTYGKASKLNRLTSFLSNHVPLAGNILNLLKGKHFSAPRMQMNDYNLNRLLSFIQREAVSNCFLDFTDHGGAFGVTLYFKKL, from the coding sequence ATGTTCGTAACTAACTCTGACAGAGAGTGGGAAAAATTTGGTAAAAATGATGCATACTACGGCGTTCTTACAGAGGAAAAGTTTAGGAAGTCGAATATAACAGATGATGTAAAAGAATATTTTTTTGAAACGGGGCGCAACCATATTCAAAGTACTCTTGCGCAAGTGAGACAACATGTAGATGAAGATTTTATAGTAAAAAGAGCACTTGATTTTGGCTGTGGAGTCGGAAGGATAGCAATTCCCCTAGCGGGTATCGCTGAATCGGTTACGGGGGTTGATATTTCAGATTCGATGCTTGATGAGGCTAGAAGCAATAGCCACACTCGCGCCCTAGAGAATATAGAGTTCATAAAAGCTGATGAAACCCTATCCATCGTTCAGGGAAAATATAACTTCATTCATTCTTTTATTGTCTTTCAGCATATTCCTGTTCAAAGAGGGGAGAAGGTTTTTAGTCTCTTGCTCGATAAGCTGGAGTCGGGGGGTGTTTGCGTTGCCCATTTCACATACGGTAAAGCTTCAAAGTTAAACAGGCTGACGTCATTTTTAAGTAATCATGTACCTTTGGCAGGAAACATCCTGAACCTCTTAAAAGGTAAGCATTTTAGTGCCCCCAGAATGCAGATGAATGACTACAATTTAAACCGACTACTTTCTTTTATTCAGAGAGAGGCCGTGTCGAATTGCTTTCTGGATTTTACAGATCATGGTGGTGCATTTGGAGTCACGCTTTATTTTAAGAAACTATAG